A genomic segment from Luteolibacter rhizosphaerae encodes:
- a CDS encoding ELWxxDGT repeat protein → MKPVSLLSRVCLFLALGMPVLRGEAELVKDLNRTPGSFSAEIEWVMPVEHGVVFQMKSMAQGSELWTSDGTPQGTRLLADILPGKLGSYPGQPVRAGNRVGFRTLFPANEEQLWLSDGTEAGTRMIFDTAAEGGSGQIGLLTGTGRGLFYYVAREVPKRSGEVWFSDGTQAGTQLLDRNEDRIGRITEFHSNRAYACFLADDEELWRSDGRAEGTVLLLNVRTVTGGVPLELRVAERRIYFTVQQAGGRIELWGCGMDGDGAERLGSGFWTHVGEIETIGDEVAWIAWNPDSTRTLWYSDGTAGGTGVLELSRRGGLRYFPQGGLTSWRGAMYFTAYHEELPLSHPNAGTGVELWRTDSTAAGTRLVKDVRPGTASSNPAHLMGAGAHLYFQVEGADGISELWRTDGGARGTEKVASLLDRAAALSTGPLVAASGGSFYYAASRGLGENALWRTRPSGRGVQRLSRPEKSTGSAFTVERGSYLELGGGVLAFVNGPGQSVAELWRLGADGGARAVWAPGARVSGPFGFNFETSTNGQAIFSAQPVDDRPGELWASDGSRRGTRLLVRHASYHYLTDFTHSGGVLYYALIHQFDRTKSSLWRTDGTPGGTRQVMAADGSGPSPMWGELVDYQGVLHLMGNDGPATVSLWRSDGSAAGTVKLRESWVGVLGGFASHLGTVGDELCFTLNAGGQPSLWRSDGTAAGTYSWPNPEGGFRAGSIGPAVDLGGVQVFQAAPPAITAALRWYRSDGTTEGTYPMLPGSSGQHAYQYAAPEGHVVVLGGRMIYPGRQERSGEFESELWSSDGTAAGTYRVKDIRPGPLSSPPTELLRVGDVVYFTAETDEHGRELWKSDGTEEGTVLAADVEPGPLGSEPFGLRVMNGRLYFTAYRNETGRELYSVELE, encoded by the coding sequence ATGAAGCCCGTTTCCCTGCTGTCGCGCGTTTGCTTGTTCCTCGCTCTCGGCATGCCGGTGCTGCGGGGGGAGGCGGAGCTGGTGAAGGACTTGAACCGCACGCCGGGGAGCTTCTCCGCGGAGATCGAGTGGGTGATGCCGGTGGAGCACGGGGTGGTCTTCCAGATGAAGAGCATGGCGCAGGGCTCGGAGCTGTGGACCAGCGATGGCACGCCGCAGGGGACGCGCCTGCTGGCGGACATCCTGCCGGGGAAGCTGGGCTCGTATCCCGGGCAGCCGGTGCGCGCGGGGAACCGGGTGGGCTTCCGCACGCTCTTCCCGGCGAATGAGGAGCAGCTGTGGCTGAGCGATGGCACGGAGGCGGGCACGCGCATGATCTTCGATACCGCGGCGGAGGGCGGCAGCGGCCAGATCGGCCTGCTGACCGGGACGGGTCGCGGGCTCTTCTACTATGTGGCGCGGGAGGTGCCGAAGCGTTCGGGCGAGGTGTGGTTCAGCGATGGGACGCAGGCGGGCACGCAGTTGCTGGACCGCAATGAGGACCGCATCGGGAGGATCACGGAGTTCCATAGCAATCGGGCGTATGCCTGCTTCCTGGCGGATGACGAGGAGCTGTGGCGCAGCGATGGCCGGGCGGAGGGCACGGTGCTGCTGCTGAATGTGCGGACCGTGACGGGCGGTGTGCCACTGGAACTGCGGGTGGCGGAGAGGCGGATCTACTTCACGGTGCAGCAGGCGGGCGGGCGGATCGAGCTCTGGGGCTGCGGGATGGATGGCGATGGGGCCGAGCGGCTGGGCTCGGGATTCTGGACGCATGTCGGCGAGATCGAGACGATCGGGGATGAGGTGGCATGGATCGCGTGGAATCCGGACTCCACCCGCACGCTATGGTACAGCGATGGCACGGCGGGAGGGACGGGGGTGCTGGAGCTGAGCCGTCGCGGCGGGCTGCGCTATTTCCCGCAGGGCGGGCTCACGTCGTGGCGGGGCGCGATGTACTTCACGGCCTATCACGAGGAGCTGCCGCTTTCTCATCCGAATGCGGGCACGGGGGTGGAGCTGTGGCGCACGGATAGCACGGCGGCGGGCACGCGGCTGGTGAAGGATGTGCGGCCCGGAACCGCGAGTTCGAACCCCGCGCACCTGATGGGTGCGGGGGCTCACCTCTACTTCCAGGTGGAGGGGGCGGACGGGATCTCGGAGCTGTGGCGCACGGATGGCGGGGCGCGAGGGACGGAGAAGGTGGCCAGTCTGTTAGACCGTGCGGCGGCTCTCTCGACCGGTCCGCTGGTGGCGGCCTCCGGCGGCTCGTTTTACTATGCGGCCAGCCGCGGGCTGGGGGAGAACGCGCTGTGGAGGACGCGACCGAGCGGTCGGGGGGTGCAGCGGCTGAGCCGGCCGGAGAAGAGCACGGGCTCCGCCTTCACGGTGGAGCGCGGTTCCTATCTGGAGCTGGGGGGCGGGGTGCTGGCATTCGTGAATGGCCCGGGGCAATCGGTGGCGGAACTGTGGCGGCTGGGCGCGGATGGCGGGGCGCGTGCGGTATGGGCACCGGGTGCGAGGGTGAGCGGGCCCTTCGGCTTCAACTTCGAGACGAGCACGAACGGGCAGGCGATCTTCAGCGCGCAGCCGGTGGATGATCGTCCCGGCGAGCTGTGGGCCAGCGATGGCAGCCGCCGTGGCACGCGCCTGTTAGTACGGCATGCGTCGTACCATTACCTCACGGATTTCACGCACTCCGGCGGCGTGCTCTACTATGCGCTGATCCATCAATTCGACCGGACGAAGTCCTCGCTGTGGCGGACGGATGGCACGCCGGGGGGGACGCGGCAGGTGATGGCCGCGGATGGCAGCGGACCGTCGCCGATGTGGGGCGAGCTGGTGGACTATCAGGGTGTGCTGCACCTGATGGGGAACGATGGCCCGGCCACGGTCTCGCTGTGGCGCAGCGATGGCAGCGCGGCGGGCACGGTGAAGCTGCGGGAGAGTTGGGTGGGCGTGCTGGGCGGCTTCGCGTCGCATCTCGGCACGGTGGGGGATGAGCTGTGCTTCACGCTGAATGCGGGCGGGCAGCCATCGCTATGGCGCAGCGATGGCACGGCGGCTGGCACCTATAGCTGGCCGAATCCGGAGGGCGGCTTCCGGGCGGGATCGATCGGGCCCGCGGTGGATCTGGGCGGCGTGCAGGTTTTCCAGGCGGCGCCGCCCGCGATCACGGCGGCGCTGCGCTGGTATCGCAGCGATGGGACGACGGAGGGCACCTATCCCATGCTGCCGGGGAGCAGCGGCCAGCATGCCTACCAGTATGCCGCGCCGGAGGGGCATGTGGTGGTGCTGGGCGGGAGGATGATTTATCCGGGGCGGCAGGAGCGCTCGGGCGAGTTCGAGAGCGAGCTGTGGTCGAGCGATGGCACGGCGGCGGGGACCTATCGGGTGAAGGACATTCGTCCGGGGCCGCTGTCCTCACCGCCGACCGAGCTGCTGCGGGTGGGGGATGTGGTTTACTTCACGGCGGAGACGGACGAGCACGGTCGAGAGCTGTGGAAGAGCGACGGCACGGAGGAGGGCACGGTGCTGGCGGCGGACGTGGAGCCGGGCCCGCTGGGGTCCGAGCCCTTCGGGCTGCGGGTGATGAATGGGCGGCTCTACTTCACGGCTTACCGGAATGAGACGGGCCGTGAGTTGTATTCGGTGGAGCTGGAGTGA